In Devosia sp. XK-2, one DNA window encodes the following:
- a CDS encoding flagellar hook assembly protein FlgD: protein MAVNGVSGSSNTSALSGSRTTIAENFDTFLSILTTQLKNQNPLDPLDTNQFTQQLVQFTGVEQQLKTNEFLEALLLNTQTSYRADAVSYIGKEVTASGETAELKDGGAYWAYNAEANVANATVTIKNAAGQVVYTETGSLNKGAGNFLWDGVGSDGSTKPDGVYTIEIKGTNLAGNEVKVSTSSVGIVTAVDFSGDEPMLTVGKNKVALSDVTSIRQVTESDEPEPETES, encoded by the coding sequence ATGGCCGTCAATGGCGTTTCAGGATCGTCCAATACCAGTGCCCTGTCGGGCTCGCGAACCACTATTGCCGAAAATTTCGACACTTTCCTGTCGATCCTGACCACGCAATTGAAGAACCAGAACCCGCTCGACCCGCTCGATACCAACCAGTTCACCCAACAATTGGTGCAATTCACCGGCGTTGAACAGCAACTCAAGACCAACGAATTTCTCGAAGCCTTGCTGCTCAACACCCAGACCAGCTATCGCGCCGATGCGGTCTCCTATATCGGCAAGGAAGTGACGGCCTCGGGCGAAACAGCCGAACTCAAGGATGGCGGTGCTTATTGGGCCTATAATGCCGAGGCCAATGTGGCCAATGCCACAGTGACCATCAAGAATGCGGCGGGCCAGGTGGTCTATACCGAGACTGGTTCGCTCAATAAGGGCGCGGGCAACTTCCTCTGGGACGGCGTTGGTTCCGATGGCAGCACCAAGCCCGATGGCGTCTATACCATTGAGATCAAGGGTACCAATCTGGCTGGCAATGAGGTCAAGGTCTCCACCTCTTCGGTGGGTATCGTCACGGCGGTGGATTTCTCTGGCGATGAACCGATGCTGACCGTCGGCAAGAACAAGGTCGCCCTATCCGATGTGACCAGCATCCGGCAGGTGACCGAGTCCGACGAGCCTGAACCCGAGACCGAAAGCTAG